Proteins encoded in a region of the Eschrichtius robustus isolate mEscRob2 chromosome 16, mEscRob2.pri, whole genome shotgun sequence genome:
- the LOC137750314 gene encoding LOW QUALITY PROTEIN: paraneoplastic antigen-like protein 5 (The sequence of the model RefSeq protein was modified relative to this genomic sequence to represent the inferred CDS: deleted 2 bases in 1 codon) yields MAVTLLEDWCKGMDLDPRKAVLIVGIPVECSEEEITETLKAGLQPLCAYSVLGRMFRREDNSKAAFIELADEVNYATMPNQIPGKGGTWEVVVKLRSPDDEFTNRLNYFLKEEGRRMVDVVNTLGHSTYPEDAEPKGLAQVEPPVPQPLKESMWYPKLKVFSGSTFPGPGEENFEAWLEQVTEMMQMWQVPEVEKQRRFLESLEGPALSLIQVLWANSDSMTVEQCLDILKQIFRNKEDYRTSHLNFLQTCQKSGEKVSDFLLRLQPLLQNALQHSPLSVRSADMIRLKHVLAQASMSSALQGKLKLLEQRGCAPTFLELLKLIRDEEEWEATMAVAREKQRQVGRGRRASGPQVLAETSEPAPLVMLQARLFRGSSGETVQEGATLSLKRRQVPCLCGTGEEGHSQAACPRAENQPPAKQKPQLAAEELGNEMGAGAMSHPKPEEA; encoded by the exons ATGGCTGTGACTCTGTTGGAGGATTGGTGCAAGGGGATGGACCTGGACCCCAGGAAGGCCGTGCTGATCGTGGGCATCCCTGTGGAGTGTAGTGAAGAGGAAATTACAGAGACCCTGAAGGCGGGCTTACAGCCCCTGTGTGCCTACAGTGTGCTGGGCAGAATGTTCAGAAGGGAAGACAACTCTAAGGCAGCTTTCATCGAATTGGCTGACGAGGTCAATTATGCTACGATGCCGAATCAGATCCCAGGAAAGGGAGGTACCTGGGAAGTGGTGGTGAAGCTCCGTAGCCCAGATGATGAATTTACCAACAGACTGAACTACTTCCTGAAAGAGGAGGGCCGGAGAATGGTAGATGTGGTCAATACCCTGGGGCATAGCACTTATCCTGAGGACGCAGAGCCAAAAGGCTTGGCTCAAGTCGAGCCACCAGTCCCGCAGCCTCTGAAAGAAAGCATGTGGTACCCAAAACTGAAGGTGTTTTCGGGAAGCACATTCCCAGGCCCAGGCGAAGAGAACTTTGAAGCCTGGCTAGAGCAGGTGACTGAGATGATGCAGATGTGGCAGGTGCCTGAGGTAGAGAAGCAGCGGCGTTTCCTGGAAAGCTTAGAGGGCCCCGCCCTGTCCCTCATACAGGTGCTCTGGGCCAACAGTGACTCCATGACTGTGGAGCAGTGCCTGGACATCCTGAAGCAGATCTTCAGGAATAAAGAGGACTATAGAACCTCACATTTAAACTTCCTCCAGACATGCCAGAAGTCCGGAGAGAAAGTCTCTGATTTTTTGTTACGGTTACAGCCCCTGCTGCAGAATGCCCTGCAGCACAGCCCCTTGTCAGTGAGAAGCGCAGACATG ATTCGCCTGAAACACGTCCTGGCTCAGGCCTCCATGAGCAGCGCCCTCCAGGGCAAGCTCAAGCTCCTGGAGCAGCGAGGGTGTGCGCCCACTTTCCTGGAGTTACTGAAGCTCATTCGAGATGAGGAGGAGTGGGAGGCCACCATGGCAGTGGCCAGGGAGAAGCAGAGGCAAGTGGGAAGGGGCCGCAGGGCCTCTGGCCCCCAGGTACTGGCAGAAACCAGTGAGCCAGCCCCTCTGGTCATGCTGCAGGCACGGCTGTTTCGTGGGAGCAGCGGTGAGACCGTCCAGGAAGGGGCTACCCTGTCACTGAAGCGCAGGCAGGTGCCGTGCCTCTGCGGGACTGGGGAGGAAGGCCACAGCCAGGCAGCGTGTCCTAGGGCCGAGAACCAGCCCCCAGCAAAGCAGAAGCCTCAGCTTGCAGCAGAGGAGTTGGGAAACGAGATGGGGGCTGGGGCCATGAGCCACCCCAAGCCTGAGGAAGCATAG